ATGAATggcatatttttcttcaagatcaaaatCAAGCTCGAACGTGGTGTGGCAAATCCTGCAGTGCTTCTCATCCCTCCAGTATAGATCATGACACTGTTCACACCTTGCAAGTGAATCAAGATAAGACCTTTTCCCACGTTTTACAGCGGCAAGATTACAATAGAATGATTTCCACATCCATGTGTCAAAAGCTTGAGCATTGTTCCATTTGTCTTGCTGATGTTCGCCTTTCCTACCTACAGGCACCTTCGAACCAGTAGAACCATTGTGCACTTCaaaaaggcttaagttgtccaCATCAGAAATTGCAGATGATGAACTATCTTCTCTAGAAAAGTTCCTTCCACATCGAGGTGATTGGCTATCTCCTGCATCATTCAGAATATTTGACATTGCTTGGCATAGGAAGGTTTCCCGTTTCTCCAGAGATGCAACTAGAAGAGCCTCTCGTATACCTCTACGGTCCAAGGCAGccaacaaagaaaataaagactGAAACCAGATTAAAAGCACAGGAAAAGGTTCATTGGTTGGAAGTGTTGCAGGCTACAAACATAAGAAATAGAAGTGCCAAAATGATACTATAATACCTCTTCAGTATCAATCACCTCCCAGTGACCATCTTCAGAAGATTCAAAATAAATCCTCCTGTGCCCAGGATCAAGTTCATTGCAAGGGCCCAAGAATATCCAGTATCTATTGTACCTACGGTCAGAGCCGAGGAAGATAGACTGCATTGGGTGCAACTCATCCCCAGCTTCCAGTTCTTTCGCATTCTTTGCAGTGCCTGACTTATTTTTCACATAGAGTTTTGACATTGACACTGAGGAGTCAACTGGCTGAAGTTCCAATGACACTGTTGGATCTTGATTACTAAGTTGTCTACTATGACTTTGTGCTTGCCCAGTCAAGTAGGATGAATTTGCTGACGACCTTTTTATTTTTCCACCGGAAGCATGATGAATCATTGCAGGAGCACATTCTACAGCTGATGGCATCGGATCCTGTAGATAAAACTTGTCACTAAAAGAAATGCAGAAAAAAAAGGTGATATGACATACAAATGTACTTTTTTATCATACGTTAGTGCACTAAGAATGGTGATACTCGTGCAATATAGCGATATGTTCACTAAGAATGGTGATACTCGTACAATATAgcaatatgtttttttattagtcaaaatatagtaatataaaaaaagagCAGACATAACCAACAACGAGACACAAATAACAGGACTATTACTAGGAAGAAATGATTTTTCCATACTATGAAAGGGTATTACTAGgaagacatgatttttccatagtatgAAAGGGTAGCCTTCTGGACATGGAAGAAAGTAGAAAAGAAATGGCATCTACATGGTGCTTTTGTTGGACTGACTTCAATTGTGTGATTGCCGAACAATGATAAGGAACCAAGTTCCACAAGAGCTTCTTCACATTTCTTGttaaacaaaagtaaaaaaaaatattcatgtgcACTGCCACGTAGCTTCACACACTTAAATGTGCTTACAAAGAACCAAGGAGCACAGGTAATCACCATGAATTAGAAACGGATGGGCTTTCCCCTCAGAGTTTTTAACTGACGCGACACACTATTTTCCTTTACTCTCTTctgttttctcttctttcttttttttttttttttttgggggggggggggggtaatcAAGAAATCTGTTGTTTCCATCAACTTGATGTGCACCTACCGCACAtacccccccacacacacacacacacaattGTACTACCTTTGTTGTTGAACTAAAGCCTTGGGACGAATCTACTTTCTTTACTGCAACAGCATTCAATCTTCTTCCACCAAAAATAAGGTAGAAGTCGTAAGCCTATGATGATGTCTTCACCTGACCTCTTTCTTACCTTttccttttatctttttttggTTGTTTATATGTCCAGAGCTATTTCATTACTTGCTCATGCATTTCTATTCCAGAGTAACAGTACTATATCAGCAGTTACATAGAAGAGTGGGATTTTCCTTTCTATCTTTTGCCTCcatatcttttcttttctttttttctttattgagAAAGGTTAAGAGTTCTATTAAAAGAGAATGGCCACACACTAAGCTAGTGCTTGACCTTACAAAAGAAAGGAGATTCCTCTTTACAAAAACAAAAGGAGAGGAAAACTTCGTTAAGCCccattaattttatattaaaaatagactAATTATGCACTTAACGACATAATTAAATTACCCCAAGGTGTGTACGGCCACACGAGGGCGAAGAAATGATCAGAATTTGGTAGAATATTCATGGTATATGTTGGAAAGTGTTTGAACAGAAAAGAAAATAGTTGGAGTCCCAAGATCTCTCACCCAGGGTTTCGTCTCGTGCAAGCAGTGGCAAGGAACCCCAGGAATCTATGCCCAAGGCAAGAAGTAAGAGAAGTCCCAGACTTGCCTCGCTGCGGTCCTCGCAACATAAGGGACTTTTTCTGAAGTCCGGACCTTTCATGATGATTCGCAGGTCATGCACTATGTTGTGAGGAAGGTCCTAGGAATTTGAATTGAAAGTAGAAAATAGTTGAGGCTCGCGAGTCCCCATGGCATTTTCTCTCGAGGTGGAATCGGTCCAAGGTTTTTTCCACTCAACTGAGATGAGTCtttgaattctttttttttggtgggGGAGGGGGTGGGGAGGGGGGATGACGGTGGTGTCCAACTTGCACGCATCTTGACTATTTAATCGGGAATTCGCTACTTCCCACCAGTGTAGCTAACCTTGTACCGAATAATTTTGTCCATCAAGGCTTGGCAGATGGAAAGAAATCACCAAGATGCTTTTTGCGTCTGCTTGAATTTAAACTTGAGACATTATGGTAATCcgcccacttcattgaccactaagCTACATCTTAGTGTTTTTGAGTTAATAACTACTCCTAAACACTAGTATTATCATTGTTTCATCCTTGAAGTCCATAGAATCATTCCGAAATCTTCAAGACCCTCAAGAACACTCATAAATTGGGATTTCAAGATTTGGACTACTTGAGGTAATCAATCCACCACTCAAGTTTATTATGGTCATTTATGATGGTTAATGGTATTGGTGGTGGTTGGAAGACTGGAATAAATAAACCCTAATTAATGCAGTAATGGTGGATGATGGTTAGTGGTATTGGTGGAAGAAGATGAATAGTAAATGGgtgttgtgttttttttttttgatgaagtattCAGAAATTTCATTGTtggcatcaagaagatgcagAATAATAAAAAAGTAAGGAAGATGACAATACTTCATTAGCTCAATTACAAAAAACACTAAACTAGTATCAGGGAGCTAACAAAGTTCAAAAGGTTCTCAGGGGAATCTATGGGTGAAAATTATGCCAACTATATAGATACAAAAGACATCTAGCCTTAAGGGAGTGGTTTGGAGTTGATAAACCTTCAAAACATCAGTTGTTCCTTTATGACCATACACACCAAAAGAAACTAGCAGGTATGATCTTCCAGATTGGCTTGATGGCCTTACAAACTCCACAATTGCACCAAAGGCCTCTTTGGTGCAATGTAGCATAACCCAATTGATACCAAATATAGACAAAAATATACTCCACAAGTCAGCAGCGACTGTACAATGTAAAAATAGATAGTTGTTGGACTCAAGGTTCTGTTGGCACAGAGTAACATCtaggaaaaatttcaaatatatacaataaactaattagtttacaacaaatatagccatattttatttacataaaaaatagctaaaatcatagaaaatatacactgactatacaatataaattacttatacatgagtcATAccctgaatatacattatgatacactcaaaaactaaatatagcttgactatacatgaaatatacactgactatatatGCCTATACAGCGAATGgccatttttttggtaattacttTGCCCGAATGGCCATTGAGTGTAATTTGCCCTAACATCTATTGGCGATCTGAAATGTCTTTTCTGAAGGTTGTCTTGAGTGAGGCAAGCTTTATGAAGAGCTGACCAGCTGAAGCATATGATCTTTGTTGGGTGTTGTGTATTAGGGATTGTAGTGATTCAAATGAGGTATAAGTTGTTAAATGTGATGATGGAGGTGAATGACCATGGGTTTCACTCAAATGGAGTTAAAATAGAGAATTAGCGGGCTAAATTCACTTTACTGAATGAAGTTATGTCATGGGGGTTGTTTATTGATTAAATTCAATTACGTAAATATAGATTGAGAACGTTGATTGTTCTTTGGATCTCATGTTATCTATAGGGATACTCGAGGTATGTTGAGATGTATTCTTCCTAAGGGTTTTTTTCAAAGTTCCTACTTCTCAACTGTTCTCTAAAATGCCTCAAACGCTTTAAATGATAGTGTATGATGGAGATGCAGTAGGGGTTGCACCTAATGGGGAAACAGGTAGAAGAGGAGGACGAGGCAAAAAGAATGTAGGGCATGAGAGAGGAGGAAGAAGGTAGACGGAAGTTATGGAGGATCGATCTAGCGTACCGTCATGAGAATTGAATTTGATCGTGAAAGCAGAAATTTTAGGAAGTGGATAAGACAATCCTACCCTTGGGTTAGTGAACCAGATTGGGTGGACATATGGAACCGATTCAATAAACATAAGGGTCGGGAAcgtttaaaaaatttaaatcagaCAGGCTCAAAAACTCCTGACATCCCAAACATGTCCCGACTGCAATACAAGAGAAGACAATGCAGGGAGCCTCCATATCTACGCATCAGAGAGCTCGAGAAGGACTAGAAACTCCAATTTCTCCAGATTACATGGGGGAGCAAAGGACGTGCCCTCAGAATAGATGCAAGGAAAAGGGGCAGCAAAATCATCATCTCGGAAGTGCTGAAGGCAGTGCTGGTGGGAGTCGAAACTTGAGGAAACGACGTGTTTCCTCCCCTGGAAAAGTATCTACTATGTCCCGCGACTCTGACAACCAAAGTTTTGGCTCCGGCAAACACAAATCTGGAAGAAAAAACAGGGGAGGGGCTCGAAAATGCTCAGGAAAGGGGGAGGAAGCGTCAAAGTCTCTGGGTGTGCTCGGAATGTCAGTCCTCGAAGCTGTTTCTGGCAGTACCATCAATTCGACATATCTGCCAGTGCTGGAAATTTGTTCACAGGCATGCTGGGATGGTTAGAACTTCTTTGCCACCAATTTCAAGGTCCATCTTTCAGGTCAGAAGTTTCTTAGAAATTTACCTACTAGTACAAGTTAGTTAGCTCTGTTCTGGAGCCAGTAAAATGATATTAAGTGTTAAAAAGCAAAATCTAGCACCTTAAACAAGAAATGCAAATTGGAAGGCAGAAGAATCTGAAGGCATGATAACCTAGAGGGAAGAGTTCCTTTAAAGCCCTAATGAACTCATATTGAATATTTTACCTTTTCAGCGATGCTGGATGCAACAGTAAGAAGATCAACCAATGCCACCAAGGCGTTCAGCTTCTCTTCAATGCCCAGATCTGAATATTCACCTTCCATAAGCCCCAACAACCATGCTTCTCCTGAGTAGCTTTCGTCAATTTCAGTATTTACTGTTGACAGACTCTTCCTATTTTCAAACTGATGATATCTCCATTCAGATTCAGCTCGAACTAGTTCACGAGACTCACAGTCTGAATTGTCTCTGATGTATCCACTAATAACCTCTGCGTCATCTCCTTCGGAATCTGAAAAAGAAATTTCAGATTCCTGTGAAGAAGGATTAATACGTAGACGGTACCCTGAAGATGAAATCTTTTCAAACAAGGTAATGTCACTAGAAAGGGTTGAGCTTATTAAATCTTCTAGCTGAATGGTTGTCGCTGCCAGATTCAATTCAAGAATCTTCAagacaaaaggaaaaagattcATTAACCAAagaattttatgatgcaaaggACGCAGTGGTAAATTATAATACTAATAGTAAGGACCGGGATTCACATCCACTTACAGATTGAAGTTTTGCTAGCTCGTGAACTTTCATTCCATCAGTTCCTTTAATTAGCAGAATGCTAAAAAGTTCACCCTTCAGTGTACCTCGGGTTAACCCATACTTGGCCATCAAACTAACTTCCTAAGAAACAAGAaaccaaagaaaataaagaaaatgagaatCACAGAGTAACGTCATGAATCAAACAACACAACTTCCTCCAAGACACTCTACTGAAGGATGACAGCTATAGGCTTATACCAGTATTAGGTCTGTCGTAAGATTTAAGTCttttatcaagaaaattcaagatCAATAAAAGCTTAAAGTTAGCCGGATGCATAACCGTTCACAAGATCGGAGACAGCGCTCTTCtcagtgttgtcaaaggcgcgcttaagccctgaagcaAGACACATAACATGTTGAGTGTTTCACCTCACTTTATGGGCGCTTCAGTGTCGTCATGGCATATTGTTCCTTGCAAATGAGTGCTATCCCGAAGATGTGACACTAAACAATAGATATTTcactttataaatttttttccaTATCTTTGTCCATACATTTGTTTTTTGTTATTCATGCTTATGATTATTAATCTTAGACTAAACATACATATTTGTAGTTTTTCTCCATTTGCGCCTTTTTTCACTAAAGTTCACACTTTATTTGCACTTTGCACTTAAAGTTCAAAAGGACCTTGgagcttttttgcgcttttcGCTTTTGATAACACTAGCTTTTCTACATAAAAACAAAGAAACTAAGGGTATATTTGGAAACCATTGTGTAATTAAAAGGCTGCATAATTACTACCAGCCTAGTAGTTACCAAAAACCATTTGGTACActatacatatttttagtttaaggcCACAAGATTTAAAAGTcgtctttactttcttaaattttgtgccCGGTCAATAGTAAGGCAAACAAATTGATTCCAAGggagtatatatttttttgtgagaatatattaaataattacaaGTTGCAAActaatatgtttttttaaataaaaaaaaagacaagaCATGAGTTTACAaagtatttttttctataataaatatttatactaatgaatagaaaataaaaacatCAAATCATAATCTTTATCCAAGAATCAAGTATCATATCTCTACCTCCTACAGGATGAAGAAGCCACCCATCATCACCAAGAtaccaataagaaaataagatatttaaaatataaaaactcatcaaaaaaatataataatagcaTAGCAAGTCACTGTGTTCATCACCATCACTAAAACATCAGCCTACAAAGTACTAGTACTAGTGTACTGCAATCTGCATATACAataagaaaaaagtaaaaacagaAGGACAACATGAGGAGTTGCAAAATACTAGTACCAGGAACAGAAGCACCACGTTGGAAAGcaatatgtgtgtgtgtattcTGGTaaagtaaataatttttaaaaaatggagaATGTAATTGTTCCCATCAGTTACACCCGATTCCATGCAAACCAAGTAGTTGCTTGGACATGGAAACGTGTCAAAATTGTGTGATTACACCCAGTTACATCCATATTCAATCCCAAAGTGCCCTTCCAAACGGCCCTAGGATGTGTTTGTAGGATGCTTTCTGGAGAGAGTTGAATTAGATAAGTAATTACAGTACTTATCCACTTCAGTACCTGGTGAAGACGACTCAGCAttcaataacaacatacccagtgtgaTCCCTCAGGTGGGGTctgtggggtggggtggggtgtgAGGGAAGGGGGGCCTGTGACCAATCAATCACGATAAGAGGATATTCTCCAAAACCACGCCGagaaaagataaaggagtagCACTAAAAATTCCTGATTTTCTTTCCTCGACGAGTGAAGTTTCTGCCCTACGCAGGCCTTACCTCTACCtctggaggtagagaggctgaTTTCGAGGGACCCTCCGCTCAAGTAACGCATATCAAAGCAATTAGAAAAGGAAAATACACAATCAAAGAGGAACGAAGACTCAACATTCCCAACAATTTATTTCTTACAGTAAAATATGACCACTGACATATCACAAAGCCTTTAAATATGCAGTGACAAAAACATTGAAGAATAACTTATAGCCACTGACATCAAAGATGCAAGACTACAATTAAATCAGTAGCCAGAAATTGCAGTACCTTGCTGAGAGCCTCCCCAGGTACTCTACCACGTTTGGAACCAAAACCAGCAGCAACCAAGACTTGCCGTAGTATCTCAGTCCATGTTAAGGCATTGAGAGAACTAATCCAGAGTTCCAGACTAAATTCTTCATGTTCAATCTGTCAAAGTAAGATGAATGGTTCCTCTTTCAGAATAGCATACTTTAATGGACAAGAAGATTTTAAAGAGAAAACAATGATGAAGGGAAGTTTGTCAGCAGAATAGACGAGCATATAAATAATCAAACAGCATATATCCTCTCAAGGGAAAGAGATTAGCAACCAATTACATCCCTTCATACCCAAGAACAATAATCTCACGACACTAGTGTTACCATTGTGGCTGTGTAAGAAAAGCACCTGTAGAATGCATAGAGGGAGGTCACAGGTAGAACATGCCAATATTGTTAGCTGATACAACAGAgaaaaaaagggcagtccggtgcactaaggctcccgctatgTGCAGGGTCCAgagaagggcctgaccacaagggtctattgtacgcagccttaccttgcatttctgccagaggctgtttccaaggcttgaacccgtgacctcctggtcacatggcagcaactttaccagttactccaaggctccccttctccggaacttattttaatatgttGATAATACCACTGGTGCTGATGGCAGAGGGTATCTGCATACTCCCTGATAGAGATTTCAGACGTCTTAGGGGTTGTAGTACTTCGTGATAATTAGAGGACTTTTCTGGTACTCAACACTACAAACCAAACTGTTACGACTTTTCTGGTACTCAACTCTCAAACCAGACTTGGTATTCATTATTTTCCATTAAACGTATTGCAGTAGTAGGACACTTTGGAGAAGCAAAGGCTACTCTTAATGCTACTAGCTAACATAATGAAATAAGACCCATGTCAAACTCTTGAGTATTGTATATACCTATGTTCTTCTTAGTTCCAACAAAAAAAGACATTTTTTAGCAAGgatttctttccttctttctttgggACATATATTAGCAAGGATCATAGATGTTTGGTACCACTGCACATTACTTTGCTAATAGCTAGTTCCATCTTTCCcactaaaagaaaaatgaacATTGTATATCTGAGTAGCAATCcttgagaaagaaaaatattgtttcGGTCTCATATTAAAAGAACTATTTGGAAGGTTATTTTCTTCACAACTCCAGCTTATGTAAGaggtgttagaataggaataggtgtaCATAATCCTACTTAAATAGGAATAGTTTATAatatcctacttagaataggaatagaaataggaatagtttatagtatcctacttggaaaaggattgttttatagtgtctataaatagggtctttgtgtaatattgttcttacacaattcaataatatttttctccaatatttctcacaAGAGGTAAATATAGGACCTCTAAATTtcctaattatttctttttgtgATATTATTAAGGACATTCTACCTTCATTACATGCACTTCCTGAAGAATTTAAGATTATAGGCCCGTGACTATTTTTTATTCCCATTTTCGATAAAGTATAACTCATGTCAACTGCCTGAAGTGGTTCAACAGTAAGCAAAATTCATACTAATATGCTCCAGGATACTTTGTAGAAACTTACAGGGTTAGGGGTGTTCGTCGGGGAATAACCCCGCACAATTTGCGGGATGACCATAACATGGTCAAGTTCTCTTTTGTTACATTTCCATGTATTTTAGATTCCTTCCCCTTTCATCTCCTGAAGCATCATTGTTTTCTCTCCCGtatcttctctttttttaattgtCCTGCCTAAGTAATGTAACCTCCTTTGTAGCTAagtaataataatgaaataaataaccCATATTTAGATTGAAGTTCCAGGAAGCACTAGCCTAATAGCAAATACATACAAATTGCAGTACAAAAATTGTCTCACAGCTGCTCCTTAAAGACTCAAACCTATGCTAATATGCAAAAGCCTATTAAAGTGAAAAATGGATCTGAATGCATGTAGACTCACTGAGTGAATCAATCCCAAGAAATTGCAACTTCTGCTTGCATGATGAATGAATCCTCTGTTAAGCTGAATTTCAACATCTGCCAAAAGAAGCCTGAGAAAGGCTAAATGAACTTGTCCAAGGATCAAGGAATCCTGAAAGcaaaaagaatcaaatcaaaatcggTAAGTGATTGGCATCTTTAGAAGCAGCTATCAGGTCTCAAAAGGGAATGATGGACAACAACTAGTACAGTACTGAACTTAATGATGGAGAATAACTAGTTCAGAGCTGAACTTACTTTTTCATGAAATGCTTGTGCAAACGCATCAATTGTGAAGGAACAGATATCAATTCTTGCAGCATAAGTACAAAGAAAGTGGAAGACCTGCAATATAAACTGCATATTAGCCCATAggctttttttaatataaaaactaAATAGGAAAAAAGGTGAGGTTATGTAAAGACTTAAGAAAAGCATCAAAATGCTTCACCATTTTTACAGATCATCTTTGTGCAAATTTATTGAGAACAAGAGATCTACATCGTCTTAACAAACAGAACATGAACAATGAGGTATACCAAGTGAGCATTAACCGTGACAATCCAATATTATATTCTTTATGTGTATTAACACTGTCAGACTAAGAAAAGAATATTATTTCCCAAGTACCTTGAAAAGTTTCTTGACGAGCTCTAGAGAGGAATCCCACGGTCGCACATAGAGAGGCAGCTTCATTACTACTGAATCCGGAGGAAACTTTGGAAGTAAACCTAGAGAATTAAAGGAATTTTGTTAGACAGAATTTGTAAATCTATATACTTCAAAGCAAATTGATGACTGGTTAACCGTGTAATGTAACTTAAACATCTACACCAAGCAATTAGACCACAGAAGTAAGGttaagagaagaaaaaggaaaaacaatcaacaaaatagagaaatagAGGATAAAATAAACATGAAGCAATTAACTAACATTTGCAAAGAGGATAGGAAAAAATTGGGGGTCTTATTCTTACCTTTGCAAAGTGAACAGACACGAAGTCCATTGCTTGCAAAGTGTGTACAGCATGTCAATGAGTTAGGTCCTGCTTCCAACTCCATTAACTCAAGTTCCTCATCATCCACTAGTGACCCCAACTGAGTGCACCCTTGTTggcactttcttttttttagagGTAATCCTTCTTGGCACTTTCTCCATTCCAGCGCAAGTTCACATTTTTCCTTACGAGGCATCTTCTGATTTTCAATCCTTTTATTCTCTGCCTGCAATTATGAAATGCCACACTAGAATCACTCCAACCACTACATATCAAAAAAAGCAACTCCAACCACTAATAGTAGTAGCTTTTCAGCATTAGCCAGAATATTACCTTTCTGCATTTCACACCAACCTTCTTCTTATCCTGcaatttcttttctatttttctctGCACACAGAAGATCAGCTAGCAATTACCAACCTTTGCCAAAGAATCAGAAAGGGAACTTGGAAGACATGCATTATGCATGTACCACAAATTGCAAAGTAAATATCAAAGGCATGGCATGAGGCTCAACCAAAATAGACTGTCGCTGCAGCAacttcttctttctctctccAGCACTCTCTCCAAAATCAACACCAGTGGGGATGTCTCCGGCGTGAGGATTTGTTGCCCGCCAAACTGTCATCAAACCCTTCCCCATACCATGATTTCTAAGAGTCGCTGCAGCACTATGTTTTTTCACCAAAACGTCTTTGGTTATCGGACCTTTCCCAGTACCATACTTCTTAACAGGAGGGCTACTTTCACATAAAGCTCGGCAATGCATGCTGGCAGGCACAGAGACCTGGTGAGGGAAAAAGTACAatacaaagaaaatatgaacAAACTGAAAAGAACTAACTGTTCATATTGAGCACTTGAGAGGCTGAGATGATTTTTCCCAGAACCTACCATGCCTACCTT
This Solanum dulcamara chromosome 1, daSolDulc1.2, whole genome shotgun sequence DNA region includes the following protein-coding sequences:
- the LOC129900518 gene encoding homeobox-DDT domain protein RLT3 isoform X1, translated to MATKKKKQNQNSKKISKRKQQQQQQLFLSEDDYRLRLQEGLYSPDYILAKIFRKDGPPLGGEFDLLPSNAFSRSKKGSRISSHARQENQGATKRRKVGMVSVPASMHCRALCESSPPVKKYGTGKGPITKDVLVKKHSAAATLRNHGMGKGLMTVWRATNPHAGDIPTGVDFGESAGERKKKLLQRQSILRKIEKKLQDKKKVGVKCRKAENKRIENQKMPRKEKCELALEWRKCQEGLPLKKRKCQQGCTQLGSLVDDEELELMELEAGPNSLTCCTHFASNGLRVCSLCKGLLPKFPPDSVVMKLPLYVRPWDSSLELVKKLFKVFHFLCTYAARIDICSFTIDAFAQAFHEKDSLILGQVHLAFLRLLLADVEIQLNRGFIHHASRSCNFLGLIHSIEHEEFSLELWISSLNALTWTEILRQVLVAAGFGSKRGRVPGEALSKEVSLMAKYGLTRGTLKGELFSILLIKGTDGMKVHELAKLQSILELNLAATTIQLEDLISSTLSSDITLFEKISSSGYRLRINPSSQESEISFSDSEGDDAEVISGYIRDNSDCESRELVRAESEWRYHQFENRKSLSTVNTEIDESYSGEAWLLGLMEGEYSDLGIEEKLNALVALVDLLTVASSIAEKDPMPSAVECAPAMIHHASGGKIKRSSANSSYLTGQAQSHSRQLSNQDPTVSLELQPVDSSVSMSKLYVKNKSGTAKNAKELEAGDELHPMQSIFLGSDRRYNRYWIFLGPCNELDPGHRRIYFESSEDGHWEVIDTEESLFSLLAALDRRGIREALLVASLEKRETFLCQAMSNILNDAGDSQSPRCGRNFSREDSSSSAISDVDNLSLFEVHNGSTGSKVPVGRKGEHQQDKWNNAQAFDTWMWKSFYCNLAAVKRGKRSYLDSLARCEQCHDLYWRDEKHCRICHTTFELDFDLEEKYAIHTATCRKILDPDKLSKHKILPSELQSLKAAIHAIESVMPEDALIGAWRRSSHNLWIKRLRRASTLSEILQVLADFVTAINEDWLCGSGHTLGSNYDPEELIASFSSMPQTSSAVAFWLVKLDALVGPHLESVPISTIQV
- the LOC129900518 gene encoding homeobox-DDT domain protein RLT3 isoform X2; this translates as MATKKKKQNQNSKKISKRKQQQQQQLFLSEDDYRLRLQEGLYSPDYILAKIFRKDGPPLGGEFDLLPSNAFSRSKKGSRISSHARQENQGATKRRKVSVPASMHCRALCESSPPVKKYGTGKGPITKDVLVKKHSAAATLRNHGMGKGLMTVWRATNPHAGDIPTGVDFGESAGERKKKLLQRQSILRKIEKKLQDKKKVGVKCRKAENKRIENQKMPRKEKCELALEWRKCQEGLPLKKRKCQQGCTQLGSLVDDEELELMELEAGPNSLTCCTHFASNGLRVCSLCKGLLPKFPPDSVVMKLPLYVRPWDSSLELVKKLFKVFHFLCTYAARIDICSFTIDAFAQAFHEKDSLILGQVHLAFLRLLLADVEIQLNRGFIHHASRSCNFLGLIHSIEHEEFSLELWISSLNALTWTEILRQVLVAAGFGSKRGRVPGEALSKEVSLMAKYGLTRGTLKGELFSILLIKGTDGMKVHELAKLQSILELNLAATTIQLEDLISSTLSSDITLFEKISSSGYRLRINPSSQESEISFSDSEGDDAEVISGYIRDNSDCESRELVRAESEWRYHQFENRKSLSTVNTEIDESYSGEAWLLGLMEGEYSDLGIEEKLNALVALVDLLTVASSIAEKDPMPSAVECAPAMIHHASGGKIKRSSANSSYLTGQAQSHSRQLSNQDPTVSLELQPVDSSVSMSKLYVKNKSGTAKNAKELEAGDELHPMQSIFLGSDRRYNRYWIFLGPCNELDPGHRRIYFESSEDGHWEVIDTEESLFSLLAALDRRGIREALLVASLEKRETFLCQAMSNILNDAGDSQSPRCGRNFSREDSSSSAISDVDNLSLFEVHNGSTGSKVPVGRKGEHQQDKWNNAQAFDTWMWKSFYCNLAAVKRGKRSYLDSLARCEQCHDLYWRDEKHCRICHTTFELDFDLEEKYAIHTATCRKILDPDKLSKHKILPSELQSLKAAIHAIESVMPEDALIGAWRRSSHNLWIKRLRRASTLSEILQVLADFVTAINEDWLCGSGHTLGSNYDPEELIASFSSMPQTSSAVAFWLVKLDALVGPHLESVPISTIQV